A stretch of Pempheris klunzingeri isolate RE-2024b chromosome 19, fPemKlu1.hap1, whole genome shotgun sequence DNA encodes these proteins:
- the mpx gene encoding eosinophil peroxidase — protein MLLSVVLVLGVGLLPAQSKPAGEYLGSPLLQQCFEEAKKIVDDAYRYSREESVRRVRREEVRPHDALRLMKQPRGLTRSAVRSADYMAQTLRLLHERVHHVHKRSLNATDLLSAEDLRRLAEITGCVGQVRPPQCRTIQNLNKYRTASSVCNNMKHPRRGASNTAFIRWLPAEYDDGIAQPKGWDRNRTFNNFLLPLVRQVSNNILSTTDAGVVNDTQFTHMVTLFGQWNDHDLTFTPFSPSIVSFSNGVDCEESCERVEPCIPIEIPPNDPRLPTGPDSCIPSFRSAPTCGTGYSAYNFGGEPNKREQINALTAFLDLGQVYGSDDSLALRLRDLENDGGLLRVNTNFRDNGRELLPPDPMPTNMCATRRKITNDTNAREVPCFLAGDVRTNENIALTSIHTLFMREHNRLARELKRLNPHWDSETLYQEARKIAGAYTQLFVFRDYLPHILGPDIMRNLGRYPGYDPNVDPSISNCFATAAYRFAHLAIQPFLGRLDANYRESSQFPSVPLFKAFFTPWRIVYEGGIDPVIRGLIGRPAKLNTQDHMMVNALRERLFQFVQHMALDLGSLNMERARDHGLPGYNAWRKFCKLSQPKNQEELARVLNNSDLASRLLQLYGTPDNIDVWLGGVAEPFVRGGRVGPLLACLIAMQFKKIRQGDRLWNEKPGVFTSRQRTALSAVTISTIICDNTGITSVPQKAFDILSSRNRLVRCSSIPRLNLSAWREKPCSENSGPGDSCNEVSGAENVDQMDLQDLQDPQGLQDNEVH, from the exons ATGCTTCTGTCCGTCGTCCTCGTGCTGGGCGTCGGCCTGCTGCCCGCTCAATCCAAACCAGCAG gAGAATATCTGGGCAgtcctctcctccagcagtgTTTTGAGGAGGCCAAGAAGATTGTGGATGATGCGTACAGATACTCCAGAGAAGA GAGTGTGAGACGAGTCCGCAGGGAGGAGGTGCGTCCTCACGACGCTCTCCGTCTCATGAAGCAGCCCCGTGGTCTGACGCGCTCGGCCGTGAGGTCTGCAGACTACATGGCACAAACCCTCCGTCTGCTGCATGAAAGGGTGCATCATGTCCACAAACGCTCTCTGAATGCAacag aTTTGCTCAGTGCAGAGGACCTGAGGAGGCTTGCAGAGATAACTGGGTGTGTTGGTCAGGTCAGACCTCCGCAGTGCCGCACTATACAGAACCTGAACAAGTACCGCACAGCCTCCAGCGTCTGCAACAACAT GAAACATCCTCGCCGCGGAGCCTCTAACACGGCTTTTATCCGCTGGTTACCTGCCGAATATGACGACGGGATCGCCCAGCCCAAAGGCTGGGACAGGAACCGCACGTTCAACAACTTCCTGCTCCCGCTG GTGCGACAGGTGTCCAACAACATCCTGAGCACGACGGACGCGGGCGTGGTCAACGACACACAGTTCACCCACATGGTGACCTTGTTTGGGCAGTGGAACGACCACGACCTCACCTTCACGCCGTTCTCCCCCAGCATCGTCTCCTTCAGCAACGGGGTCGACTGTGAGGAGAGCTGTGAGAGGGTCGAGCCCTGCATCCCCATCGAG ATTCCTCCCAACGACCCCCGCCTGCCCACCGGCCCCGACAGCTGCATTCCCTCCTTCAGGTCCGCCCCCACCTGCGGGACAGGGTACTCGGCCTACAACTTTGGCGGCGAGCCTAACAAGAGAGAGCAGATCAACGCCCTGACGGCATTCCTGGACCTCGGCCAGGTGTACGGCTCCGACGACAGTCTGGCGCTGCGTCTTCGTGACCTGGAGAACGACGGCGGCCTGCTGCGCGTCAACACCAACTTCAGAGACAACGGCCGCGAGCTGCTGCCCCCCGATCCCATGCCCACCAACATGTGTGCCACTCGCCGGAAAATCACCAACGACACCAACGCCAGGGAGGTGCCCTGCTTCCTCGCAG GTGACGTCCGTACAAATGAGAACATCGCTCTGACGTCCATCCACACGCTCTTCATGCGTGAACACAACCGGCTGGCTCGTGAGCTGAAGAGACTGAACCCCCACTGGGACAGCGAGACGCTCTACCAGGAGGCCCGCAAGATCGCCGGCGCCTACACACAG CTGTTTGTCTTCAGGGACTACCTGCCTCACATTCTGGGTCCAGACATTATGAGAAATCTTGGCCGTTACCCCGGCTACGACCCCAACGTCGACCCCAGCATCTCCAACTGCTTTGCGACAGCAGCCTACCGCTTTGCCCACCTCGCCATCCAGCCGTTCTTGGGCCGCCTGGACGCAAACTACCGGGAGAGCTCTCAGTTCCCCAGCGTCCCCCTGTTCAAGGCCTTCTTCACCCCCTGGAGGATTGTCTATGAGG GCGGCATCGACCCTGTGATCCGCGGTCTGATTGGCCGGCCCGCCAAGCTGAACACTCAGGACCACATGATGGTGAACGCTCTGAGGGAGCGCCTCTTCCAGTTTGTGCAGCACATGGCGCTGGACCTGGGCTCGCTCAACATGGAGAGGGCCCGAGACCACGGCCTGCCCG GCTACAACGCCTGGCGCAAGTTCTGCAAGCTGTCTCAGCCCAAGAACCAGGAGGAGCTCGCTCGTGTGCTCAACAACAGCGACCTGGccagcaggctgctgcagctctacGGCACGCCGGACAACATCGATGTGTGGCTTGGGGGGGTGGCAGAGCCGTTCGTAAGGGGAGGCCGGGTGGGGCCTCTGCTGGCCTGCCTCATCGCAATGCAGTTCAAGAAGATCCGCCAGGGGGACAG GCTGTGGAACGAGAAACCGGGCGTGTTCACTTCACGCCAGAGGACCGCCCTGTCCGCCGTCACCATATCCACCATCATCTGCGACAACACGGGCATCACGTCGGTCCCCCAGAAGGCCTTCGACATCCTGTCCTCCAGGAACCGACTGGTCAGGTGCTCCAGCATCCCGCGCCTGAACCTGTCGGCCTGGAGGGAGAAGCCCTGCTCTGAAAACTCAG GCCCGGGTGATAGCTGTAATGAAGTCAGTGGAGCAGAG AATGTGGACCAGATGGACCTCCAGGACCTGCAGGACCCCCAGGGCCTCCAGGACAACGAG GTCCACTAG
- the loxa gene encoding protein-lysine 6-oxidase, with protein sequence MALRTLGTPLYAYACVCLCIFFLQAVRSQRDPGTPGGDSQHAALRQTLQWSHNGKIFSLLSRGSEYQPPRRRGAAREQVQAQPVTIIRDADATHPDASSPPGAQRQQRQPPRSASHSHGPRGLPSPLQRLVRGREHRQDRPGERTGTHGSSGANETREEAPARREDMMVGDDPYDPYKSTDTDNPYYNYYDVYERPRPRPRPGYGTQYHQYGLPDLVPDPYYIQASAYAQRVPMYNLRCAAEENCLSSSAYRGSVRDYDTRMLLRFPQRVKNQGTADFLPSRPRYSWEWHSCHQHYHSMDEFSHYELLDASTHHAVAEGHKASFCLEDTSCDYGYYRRFACTAHTQGLSPGCYDTYNADIDCQWIDITDVKPGNYILKISVNPYYQVPESDYSNNIVRCDVRYTGNYAYVSGCHMSTY encoded by the exons ATGGCTTTACGCACCTTGGGCACGCCGCTTTACGCATACGCGTGCGTCTGTCTCTGCATTTTCTTCCTGCAAGCTGTCCGCTCTCAGAGGGACCCGGGGACGCCGGGGGGAGACAGTCAGCACGCGGCTCTCCGGCAGACGCTGCAGTGGTCCCATAACGGGAAGATTTTCAGCCTGCTGAGCCGCGGCTCCGAGTACCAGCCGCCCCGTCGGAGGGGCGCTGCGCGGGAACAAGTGCAGGCGCAGCCGGTCACCATCATCCGCGATGCGGACGCGACACATCCGGACGCCTCGAGCCCGCCGGGGGCCCAGCGGCAGCAACGGCAGCCCCCTCGGTCCGCGTCCCACTCGCACGGCCCCCGCGGCCTCCCGTCCCCCCTCCAAAGGCTCGTGAGAGGGCGTGAGCACCGCCAGGACCGGCCCGGGGAGCGCACGGGGACGCACGGGAGCAGCGGAGCCAATGAGACTCGGGAGGAAGCCCCCGCCAGGAGGGAGGACATGATGGTCGGCGACGATCCGTACGACCCCTACAAGTCCACCGACACTGACAATCCCTATTACAACTACTACGACGTCTACGAgagacccagacccagacccagacctGGGTACGGCACCCAGTACCACCAGTACG GTCTTCCTGATCTGGTTCCTGACCCGTACTACATCCAGGCCTCGGCCTACGCCCAGAGGGTCCCCATGTACAACCTGAGgtgtgctgcagaggagaacTGCCTGTCCAG CTCGGCCTACAGAGGCAGCGTCAGGGACTACGACACCCGCATGCTGCTGAGGTTTCCTCAGAGGGTCAAGAACCAGGGCACGGCCGACTTCCTCCCCAGCAGGCCCCGCTACTCCTGGGAGTGGCACAGCTGTCATCA gcACTACCACAGCATGGATGAGTTCAGCCACTACGAGCTGTTGGACGCATCCACCCACCACGCCGTGGCCGAGGGCCACAAGGCCAGCTTCTGCCTGGAGGACACGTCCTGTGACTATGGCTACTACCGGAGATTCGCCTGCACCGCCCACACCCAG GGCCTGAGTCCAGGATGTTACGACACCTACAACGCAGACATCGACTGCCAGTGGATCGACATCACAGATGTGAAACCTGGAAACTACATCCTCAAG ATCAGTGTGAACCCGTACTACCAGGTCCCAGAGAGCGACTACAGCAACAACATTGTGCGCTGTGATGTTCGCTACACCGGAAACTACGCCTACGTGTCCGGCTGCCACATGTCCAC gtatTAG
- the snx24 gene encoding sorting nexin-24 isoform X2, with the protein MHPVRVSIPSFRSETNPVEKGFTVFKIDVLMNGRQHSVEKRYSEFHALHKMLKKSIKPPEIPSKHVRNWVPKVLEQRRQGLELYLQTIIMENGVLPKIFLDFLNIRHFPSVPKTESCGSFDTESEGSSKLSHQPVLLFLRDPYLLPSAHDPCPDVVIEGVVHGVFYPDLQPR; encoded by the exons ATGCATCCGGTCCGAGTGTCCATCCCGTCGTTCCGCTCGGAGACCAACCCGGTGGAGAAAGGCTTCACG gtGTTTAAGATCGACGTGCTGATGAATGGCAGGCAGCACTCGGTGGAGAAGCGCTACAGTGAATTTCACGCTCTGCATAAAATG CTGAAGAAGAGCATAAAGCCCCCAGAGATCCCCTCCAAACATGTCAGGAACTGGGTCCCCAAAGTCCTGGAGCAGCGGAGGCAAGGCCTGGAGCTCTACCTGCAG ACTATAATTATGGAAAATGGAGTTCTTCCAAAGATattcctggatttcctgaaTATCCGCCATTTTCCCTCAGTGCCAAAAACAGAGAGCTGCGG GTCGTTTGATACGGAGTCAGAGGGGTCCAG tAAACTCTCCCATCAGCCGGTGCTGCTGTTTCTGAGGGACCCGTACCTGCTGCCGTCGGCTCACG ATCCGTGTCCTGATGTCGTGATTGAAGGTGTGGTTCATGGAGTTTTCTACCCGGACCTTCAGCCGAGGTAG
- the snx24 gene encoding sorting nexin-24 isoform X1, producing MHPVRVSIPSFRSETNPVEKGFTVFKIDVLMNGRQHSVEKRYSEFHALHKMLKKSIKPPEIPSKHVRNWVPKVLEQRRQGLELYLQTIIMENGVLPKIFLDFLNIRHFPSVPKTESCGSFDTESEGSSKLSHQPVLLFLRDPYLLPSAHDPCPDVVIEGVVHGVFYPDLQPSDPVTSAPPPPAAL from the exons ATGCATCCGGTCCGAGTGTCCATCCCGTCGTTCCGCTCGGAGACCAACCCGGTGGAGAAAGGCTTCACG gtGTTTAAGATCGACGTGCTGATGAATGGCAGGCAGCACTCGGTGGAGAAGCGCTACAGTGAATTTCACGCTCTGCATAAAATG CTGAAGAAGAGCATAAAGCCCCCAGAGATCCCCTCCAAACATGTCAGGAACTGGGTCCCCAAAGTCCTGGAGCAGCGGAGGCAAGGCCTGGAGCTCTACCTGCAG ACTATAATTATGGAAAATGGAGTTCTTCCAAAGATattcctggatttcctgaaTATCCGCCATTTTCCCTCAGTGCCAAAAACAGAGAGCTGCGG GTCGTTTGATACGGAGTCAGAGGGGTCCAG tAAACTCTCCCATCAGCCGGTGCTGCTGTTTCTGAGGGACCCGTACCTGCTGCCGTCGGCTCACG ATCCGTGTCCTGATGTCGTGATTGAAGGTGTGGTTCATGGAGTTTTCTACCCGGACCTTCAGCCGAG TGACCCGGTGACCTCCGCACCGCCACCACCAGCTGCTCTTTAA